The Phaeobacter gallaeciensis DSM 26640 genomic sequence AAGATCGGCCCTACGGGTGAGCCGCAGGCGCGCGCTGAAATTGCGCTGATCTCCGCCGCCTGGCCGAAGGCAGCCATCGCTCCGACACCAGCAGTTGAGGCACGCCTCTGGCTGCCCGACAGCGCTGACATCCACGTGCTGGCGTCGGCGATCGTCGGTCATGCGGATGCAATTGTGACCGTCAACAACAAGGATTTTCCCCGCCACACGCTGGCGGAGGAAGGGCTGGAGCGGATCGGGCCGGACCAGCTGCTTTATGATCTCTGGCTTAAGGACCCGGAGGGCCTCTCGGAGGTCGGCGCATCCGTCCTTGCGGAGGCCAACCGGCTCTCCGGTGGCGGATGGGAGCTGCGCCCGCTGCTGAAAAAGGCCCGGCTGCCGCGGCTGGCGAAGGCTCTGGTCCGCTAGGCCGGGGTGGTCAGACCTCGCTGAGGATCTCGGCAGCGATCTCAAAGGATCTGAGGCGTGCCGCATGATCATGGATCTGGCCGGTGATGATCACCTCATCCGGGCGGTACCGTTCAAGAATGGACGACAGCTCCGTACGCACGCTG encodes the following:
- a CDS encoding RSP_2648 family PIN domain-containing protein → MKLLLDACVLYPTVMREMLLGAARIGHFTPLWSPRILEEWARAARKIGPTGEPQARAEIALISAAWPKAAIAPTPAVEARLWLPDSADIHVLASAIVGHADAIVTVNNKDFPRHTLAEEGLERIGPDQLLYDLWLKDPEGLSEVGASVLAEANRLSGGGWELRPLLKKARLPRLAKALVR